In the Salinirubrum litoreum genome, one interval contains:
- a CDS encoding phosphate signaling complex PhoU family protein, giving the protein METRKVQRLGPSTLAMTLPAEWAKEHDVQKGDEVSLRMGGKGTLTVLPESASVEDSEAIIKADNLDASALERSILAQYVLGRRVIHVEKTDGALDSEQINAVYQAETQLMGLGVIEETPESIAIRCSVDPEDFSLDNLLERLENTGSTMRGEAIKSLAHGNPDLAQRALNRERQANKIFVLLLRLIFTAYQNPNLCRAVGLESGFPLIGYRSVAKNLELTADNAEDIAEIVMEAEGHSLNVDSATMRRIREFTDQVDDITALAVQAVVERDYDKTIEVRTLFREISDREKEILNDLPELSNEDLLQVREVLVSLQQTAQYAMRNAEIAANLALNEESEHVTIK; this is encoded by the coding sequence ATGGAGACGCGGAAGGTGCAACGGCTGGGACCGTCGACGTTAGCCATGACGTTGCCGGCAGAGTGGGCGAAGGAACACGACGTGCAGAAAGGTGACGAGGTGTCGCTTCGGATGGGCGGAAAGGGGACGCTGACGGTCCTGCCGGAGTCGGCCAGCGTCGAAGACTCGGAGGCGATCATCAAGGCCGACAACCTCGACGCGAGTGCGCTGGAGCGGTCGATCCTCGCGCAGTACGTGCTTGGGCGGCGCGTGATCCACGTCGAGAAGACCGACGGGGCGCTCGATTCGGAGCAGATCAACGCGGTGTACCAGGCCGAGACGCAGTTGATGGGCCTCGGCGTGATCGAGGAGACGCCGGAGAGCATCGCCATCCGGTGTTCGGTCGACCCGGAGGACTTCTCGCTGGACAACCTGCTGGAGCGACTGGAGAACACCGGATCGACGATGCGCGGCGAGGCGATCAAGTCGCTGGCTCACGGCAACCCCGATCTGGCACAGCGCGCACTGAACCGGGAGCGGCAGGCGAACAAGATCTTCGTCCTCCTGCTCAGACTGATCTTCACGGCCTACCAGAACCCGAACCTCTGTCGGGCCGTCGGGCTAGAGTCGGGGTTCCCGTTGATCGGCTACCGGTCGGTGGCGAAGAACCTCGAACTCACGGCCGACAACGCCGAGGACATCGCCGAGATCGTCATGGAGGCCGAGGGCCACAGCCTCAACGTCGACTCGGCGACGATGCGCCGCATCCGGGAGTTCACGGATCAGGTGGACGACATCACGGCCCTGGCGGTGCAGGCGGTCGTGGAGCGCGACTACGACAAGACGATCGAGGTCCGGACGCTGTTCCGGGAGATCAGTGACCGCGAGAAAGAGATTCTCAACGACCTGCCGGAACTGTCGAACGAGGACCTCCTGCAGGTGCGTGAGGTGCTCGTCAGCCTCCAGCAGACGGCCCAGTACGCGATGCGGAACGCCGAGATCGCGGCGAATCTGGCGCTGAACGAGGAGTCGGAGCACGTCACGATCAAGTGA
- a CDS encoding ATP-NAD kinase family protein, producing MRIGVVVNPIAGMGGRVGLKGTDGKVAEARALGAEPRAPDRTRRMLTVLADAGEPVELLTYGDPMGESLAREAGFDPEVVGRPAAVVDSASVSTSEVETTAADTREAVRAFVEAGVDLVLFVGGDGTAVDVAETLSGTEVPMLGCPGGVKVYSSVFAVSPEDAGEIALTFSRTESREVLDIDEDDYRAGEVHPELRAVARVPVADDLQSSKQTGGGTVESLAEGFADDTESGVTYVLGPGSTVGAIKSELGFDGSPLGVDVWRDGEVLVRDATESEILDALGDRNVIVVSPIGGQGFVFGRGNPQLSPTVIRQCEIEIVASRSKLDDIGQLRVDTDDPELDAELRGWRRVRVGRFERRLLEVV from the coding sequence ATGCGAATCGGCGTCGTCGTCAACCCCATCGCGGGGATGGGCGGTCGGGTGGGACTGAAGGGCACCGACGGGAAGGTCGCGGAGGCGCGGGCACTCGGTGCCGAACCGCGCGCGCCGGACCGCACCCGCCGGATGTTGACCGTCCTCGCCGACGCCGGCGAACCGGTCGAACTCCTCACCTACGGCGATCCGATGGGCGAGTCGCTGGCCCGCGAAGCCGGCTTCGATCCCGAGGTGGTCGGTCGGCCTGCGGCGGTGGTCGACTCGGCGTCGGTGTCCACCAGCGAAGTAGAGACGACCGCCGCGGACACTCGCGAGGCAGTCCGGGCGTTCGTCGAGGCGGGTGTCGACCTCGTCCTGTTCGTCGGCGGCGACGGGACCGCGGTGGACGTCGCCGAGACGCTCTCGGGGACCGAGGTGCCGATGCTCGGCTGTCCCGGCGGCGTGAAGGTCTACTCGTCGGTGTTCGCGGTCTCTCCGGAGGACGCCGGGGAGATCGCCCTGACCTTCTCCCGTACCGAGTCGCGGGAGGTGCTGGACATCGACGAGGACGACTACCGCGCGGGCGAGGTCCACCCGGAACTCCGGGCCGTGGCGCGAGTGCCGGTCGCCGACGACCTCCAGTCGTCGAAACAGACCGGCGGCGGCACCGTCGAGTCGCTGGCCGAAGGGTTCGCCGACGACACCGAGTCGGGTGTGACCTACGTTCTGGGACCGGGGAGCACGGTCGGGGCGATCAAATCGGAACTCGGATTCGACGGCTCACCACTGGGCGTGGACGTGTGGCGGGACGGCGAGGTACTGGTCCGGGACGCGACCGAGTCGGAGATCCTGGACGCGCTGGGTGATCGAAACGTGATCGTCGTCTCGCCGATCGGCGGACAGGGCTTCGTCTTCGGGCGTGGGAACCCACAGCTCTCGCCGACCGTGATCCGGCAGTGTGAGATCGAGATCGTCGCCTCCCGGTCGAAACTGGACGACATCGGGCAACTGCGGGTCGACACCGACGACCCGGAACTGGACGCGGAGCTTCGAGGCTGGCGGCGGGTTCGGGTCGGTCGGTTCGAGCGTCGCCTCCTCGAAGTTGTCTGA
- a CDS encoding helix-turn-helix transcriptional regulator yields MSVSDLEADLSEDEYRGLELIRETGGIHQSDFWKELDISSRKGSRIIERLAEMELIDREKTVYEGHNTYYLQPAPRDLDFSLLMAGDMLSPFVGEEEVDPNSDAISQWIMNLAYEEY; encoded by the coding sequence GTGAGTGTGTCCGATCTGGAAGCCGACCTCTCTGAGGACGAGTATCGTGGTCTCGAACTCATCCGCGAGACCGGCGGCATCCACCAGAGCGACTTCTGGAAGGAACTCGACATCTCCTCGCGGAAGGGGAGCCGGATCATCGAACGCCTCGCCGAGATGGAACTGATCGACCGGGAGAAGACGGTCTACGAGGGCCACAACACCTACTACCTCCAGCCAGCCCCCCGCGACCTCGACTTCTCGCTGTTGATGGCCGGCGACATGCTCTCGCCGTTCGTCGGCGAAGAGGAAGTCGACCCCAACAGCGACGCCATCTCACAGTGGATCATGAACCTCGCGTACGAGGAGTACTGA
- a CDS encoding NRDE family protein: MCTLTLAWQVFPDAPVVVAANRDEAIDRPSRPPTTLERDPGVVAPQDAEAGGTWIGYNEHGLFVAITNRWVGDGLVGQRSRGLLVRDALRQQSAEDAARLVERELRERSYEGFNLVVADANAAILLEWDGLLAVRNFDPGVHVVVNVGADDDFFVPEERPKIGRQQADNARRLYDALQPEPGESSGGWLDRARDAIRDHDFGVCIHGDGFGTRSSSLVSIGAEGVSYRFADGPPCETEYRPVESQV; encoded by the coding sequence GTGTGCACTCTCACCCTCGCGTGGCAGGTGTTTCCGGACGCGCCCGTGGTCGTCGCGGCGAACCGTGACGAGGCGATAGACCGCCCCTCGCGCCCGCCGACGACACTGGAGCGCGACCCCGGTGTCGTCGCGCCGCAGGACGCCGAGGCCGGCGGGACGTGGATCGGCTACAACGAACACGGTCTGTTCGTCGCGATCACGAACCGGTGGGTGGGCGACGGGTTGGTCGGCCAGCGCTCGCGGGGCCTGCTGGTCCGGGACGCACTCCGCCAGCAGTCCGCCGAGGACGCCGCCCGACTGGTCGAGCGCGAGTTACGCGAGCGGAGTTACGAGGGGTTCAACCTGGTCGTCGCCGACGCGAACGCGGCCATCCTGCTGGAGTGGGACGGCTTGCTCGCGGTCCGGAACTTCGACCCCGGCGTCCACGTCGTCGTCAACGTTGGGGCGGACGACGACTTCTTCGTGCCGGAGGAACGGCCGAAGATCGGTCGCCAGCAGGCCGACAACGCCCGGCGACTCTACGATGCGCTCCAACCGGAACCGGGCGAGTCGTCCGGTGGGTGGCTGGACCGCGCGCGTGACGCCATCCGAGACCACGACTTCGGCGTCTGCATCCACGGCGACGGCTTCGGCACGCGGTCGTCCTCGCTCGTCTCGATCGGTGCGGAGGGCGTCAGCTACCGCTTCGCCGACGGACCACCCTGCGAGACCGAGTACCGTCCGGTCGAAAGCCAAGTTTAA
- a CDS encoding peroxidase-related enzyme (This protein belongs to a clade of uncharacterized proteins related to peroxidases such as the alkylhydroperoxidase AhpD.): protein MPADDSDSRTPDDDSDSPTLDDDAMRNFPVPDFEDLPDDLQARIAEETDRAGFTPNVFAGFAYKPSHFRAFFDYHDALVDDTALDREEVEMIVVAVSGVNHCYYCNVAHGALARIYAKSPKLADQLVANYRTADVSERRKTMLDVAVKLTESPAEVTEADLDRLADAGYSEEAMWDIASVTAFFNLSNRMAMFADMRPNDEFHTMGR, encoded by the coding sequence ATGCCAGCAGACGACAGCGACTCGCGCACCCCTGACGACGACAGCGACTCGCCCACTCTCGACGACGACGCGATGCGTAACTTCCCGGTGCCGGACTTCGAAGACCTCCCCGACGACCTCCAGGCGCGGATCGCCGAGGAGACCGACCGCGCCGGCTTCACGCCGAACGTCTTCGCGGGGTTCGCCTACAAGCCGTCGCACTTCCGGGCGTTCTTCGACTACCACGACGCCCTCGTCGACGACACTGCACTGGACCGAGAGGAGGTCGAGATGATCGTCGTCGCGGTCTCCGGCGTCAACCACTGCTACTACTGCAACGTCGCGCACGGCGCACTCGCCCGGATCTACGCTAAGTCACCGAAACTCGCGGACCAGTTGGTCGCCAACTACCGGACCGCCGACGTGAGCGAGCGGCGGAAGACCATGCTCGACGTGGCCGTCAAACTCACCGAGTCGCCCGCCGAAGTGACCGAAGCAGATCTGGACCGACTGGCAGACGCCGGCTACTCCGAGGAGGCGATGTGGGACATCGCGTCCGTGACGGCCTTCTTCAACCTCTCGAACCGGATGGCGATGTTCGCCGACATGCGCCCGAACGACGAGTTCCACACGATGGGGCGGTAG
- a CDS encoding heavy-metal-associated domain-containing protein: MTSLTVEGMSCGSCEAAVVEALEGVEGVESATADHESNAATVEGDADPLDLIVAVQDAGYDASA; the protein is encoded by the coding sequence ATGACGTCACTCACCGTCGAAGGGATGAGCTGTGGCTCCTGTGAAGCCGCCGTGGTCGAGGCACTCGAAGGCGTCGAGGGCGTAGAGAGCGCGACCGCAGATCACGAGTCGAACGCCGCGACCGTCGAGGGAGACGCCGACCCACTCGATCTGATCGTCGCCGTGCAGGACGCTGGCTACGACGCGAGCGCCTGA
- a CDS encoding AsnC family transcriptional regulator has protein sequence MRDLDDTDRQILRLLLEDGRRPFSGIAEEVDLSPPAVSDRVDRLQSLGVIDRFTVDLDRSKLSEGVPVLLDLTVDPGSAGEIRAAIADLDWVEHVFETAGARVLCKGIAADRRIAPLVAEAVDLDLIEEYDVHLLAESSWTPTLGDAELVLSCTECGRTVGAEGESLTLDGGRLHFCSESCASEHREEEALTAD, from the coding sequence ATGCGTGACTTAGACGACACGGATCGACAGATCCTCCGACTCCTGCTGGAAGACGGTCGCCGGCCGTTCAGCGGGATCGCTGAGGAAGTCGACCTGTCCCCGCCTGCGGTCTCCGACCGAGTCGACCGACTCCAATCGCTCGGTGTGATCGACCGGTTCACGGTCGATCTGGACCGCTCGAAGCTCTCCGAAGGTGTGCCGGTCCTCCTCGACTTGACGGTCGACCCCGGGTCCGCCGGCGAGATCAGAGCGGCCATCGCCGACCTCGACTGGGTCGAGCACGTCTTCGAGACCGCCGGTGCCCGGGTCCTCTGTAAGGGGATCGCCGCCGACCGGAGGATCGCCCCTCTCGTGGCCGAGGCGGTCGATCTCGACCTGATCGAGGAGTACGACGTCCACCTGCTCGCGGAGAGTTCGTGGACACCGACGCTCGGCGACGCCGAACTCGTGTTGTCGTGTACCGAGTGTGGCCGAACCGTCGGGGCCGAGGGCGAGTCGCTGACGCTGGACGGCGGCCGTCTCCACTTCTGTTCGGAGTCGTGTGCCTCCGAGCACCGCGAGGAAGAAGCGCTCACCGCAGATTGA
- a CDS encoding heavy metal translocating P-type ATPase yields MVTRVRIEIGGMSCANCSTTVTEAIERLDGIESVNVNYATDEGTVEYDPEQVSLREIHEAVESAGYTPISAELTVAVTDMSCANCAETIQTRLLDTEGVLSAEVNYATDEAQVSYDPGVASRDDIYDAIENAGYSPVREESDDGTDGASAADAARDAETARQRRLVLFGALLSIPLSVLTMGGLVGIPVPDAVFGLGKEWIALLLATPVQVVLGREFYENSYTALVKNRTANMDVLIAMGSTTAYVYSVAVLLALIPGGLYFESAALILTFITLGNYLEARSKSRAGDAIRQLLEMEADTARLVTETEDGYADEREVDRDEVQVGDVMKVKPGEQIPTDGEVIDGESAVDESMVTGESVPVEKEPGDEVVGSTINENGVLYVRATKVGSETAIQQIVSMVRDAQSRQPEIQTLADRISAYFVPAVIVNALAWGTLWYLFPETLSGLVTSLPLWGLVGGGPAAITPFEFGVVVFASAVLIACPCALGLATPAATMVGTAIGATHGILFKGGDVLERVRDVDTVVFDKTGTLTEGEMELTDAQVVGARADGAAPVEESDAEGVSEAFLLEVAASAERGSEHPIAQAVVAGAEERGVDVSEPTAFMNVAGKGVRARTDHGTVLVGTPALLRDDDVDPTPADEAREELESQGKTAMLVALDGDLLGVLAVADTVKESAQQAVADLRGRGKTVMLLTGDNERTARAVAGQVGIDPENVRAEVLPDEKADTVESIQSDGSRAMMVGDGVNDAPALAAAFVGVAIGSGTDVAIEAADVTLMRDDPADVLRAINVSEGTLRKIKQNLFWALAYNTAMIPLASLGLLQPVFAAGAMAFSSVSVLANSLAFRRYDPDSRYEVLGFLR; encoded by the coding sequence ATCGTGACACGCGTCAGAATCGAGATCGGCGGGATGTCGTGTGCGAACTGCTCGACGACCGTCACGGAGGCGATAGAACGCCTCGACGGGATCGAGTCGGTGAACGTCAACTACGCGACCGACGAGGGGACGGTCGAGTACGACCCCGAACAGGTGTCGCTCCGGGAGATTCACGAGGCGGTCGAGTCGGCGGGGTACACCCCGATCTCGGCCGAACTGACGGTCGCCGTGACCGACATGTCCTGTGCGAACTGCGCGGAGACGATCCAGACGCGTCTGCTCGACACGGAGGGGGTCCTCTCGGCGGAGGTGAACTACGCGACCGACGAGGCGCAGGTCTCGTACGATCCCGGCGTCGCCTCCCGCGACGACATCTACGACGCTATCGAGAACGCCGGCTACAGTCCGGTCCGGGAGGAGAGCGACGACGGGACGGACGGAGCGAGTGCGGCCGACGCCGCACGCGACGCCGAGACCGCCCGCCAGCGGCGACTCGTCCTGTTCGGTGCGCTCCTCTCGATTCCGCTGTCGGTGCTGACGATGGGCGGACTGGTCGGGATTCCGGTCCCCGACGCCGTCTTCGGACTCGGGAAGGAGTGGATCGCGCTTCTGTTGGCCACGCCGGTCCAGGTCGTCCTCGGTCGGGAGTTCTACGAGAACTCCTACACCGCCCTCGTGAAGAACCGGACCGCGAACATGGACGTGCTGATCGCCATGGGGTCGACGACTGCGTACGTCTACTCCGTGGCGGTCCTGCTGGCCCTGATCCCCGGTGGACTCTACTTCGAGAGCGCCGCGCTGATCCTGACGTTCATCACGCTCGGCAACTACCTCGAAGCCCGGTCGAAGAGTCGGGCCGGCGACGCCATCCGGCAACTGCTGGAGATGGAAGCCGACACCGCTCGCCTGGTCACCGAGACCGAGGACGGCTACGCAGACGAGCGTGAGGTGGACCGCGACGAGGTGCAGGTCGGCGACGTGATGAAGGTCAAGCCCGGCGAGCAGATCCCGACCGACGGCGAGGTGATCGACGGGGAGTCGGCAGTCGACGAGTCGATGGTCACCGGCGAGTCGGTGCCGGTCGAGAAGGAACCGGGCGACGAGGTGGTCGGCTCCACGATCAACGAGAACGGCGTCCTGTACGTCCGGGCGACGAAGGTCGGGTCGGAGACCGCCATCCAGCAGATCGTCTCGATGGTCCGGGACGCCCAGAGCCGCCAGCCCGAGATCCAGACGCTGGCGGACCGCATCTCGGCGTACTTCGTCCCGGCCGTGATCGTCAACGCGCTGGCGTGGGGGACGCTCTGGTATCTGTTCCCCGAGACACTCTCCGGATTGGTCACGAGTCTCCCGCTGTGGGGGCTGGTCGGCGGCGGCCCGGCCGCCATCACGCCCTTCGAGTTCGGCGTGGTCGTCTTCGCCAGTGCGGTGCTGATCGCGTGTCCCTGTGCGCTCGGTCTCGCCACGCCGGCCGCGACGATGGTCGGCACCGCCATCGGTGCGACCCACGGCATCCTGTTCAAGGGTGGCGACGTACTGGAGCGCGTCCGGGACGTGGACACCGTCGTCTTCGACAAGACCGGGACGTTGACCGAGGGCGAGATGGAACTGACCGACGCGCAGGTCGTCGGGGCGCGGGCCGACGGTGCGGCCCCGGTCGAGGAGTCGGACGCCGAGGGCGTCAGCGAGGCGTTCCTGCTGGAAGTCGCCGCCTCTGCGGAGCGCGGCAGTGAACACCCCATCGCGCAGGCGGTCGTGGCCGGAGCCGAGGAGCGCGGCGTCGACGTCTCGGAGCCGACCGCGTTCATGAACGTCGCGGGGAAGGGCGTCCGCGCCCGGACCGACCACGGCACGGTCCTCGTCGGGACGCCCGCACTCCTGCGGGACGACGACGTGGACCCCACGCCGGCAGACGAGGCTCGCGAGGAACTCGAGTCGCAGGGGAAGACGGCGATGCTGGTCGCACTCGACGGCGACCTGCTGGGGGTGCTCGCGGTCGCGGACACGGTGAAAGAGTCGGCACAGCAGGCGGTCGCGGACCTCCGGGGGCGCGGCAAGACGGTGATGCTGCTGACGGGCGACAACGAGCGCACCGCCCGCGCGGTGGCAGGGCAGGTCGGCATCGACCCCGAGAACGTCCGGGCGGAGGTGCTCCCGGACGAGAAGGCCGACACGGTGGAGTCGATCCAGTCGGACGGTTCGCGGGCGATGATGGTCGGCGACGGCGTGAACGACGCGCCCGCGCTGGCGGCCGCGTTCGTCGGCGTGGCCATCGGCTCCGGGACCGACGTGGCCATCGAGGCGGCGGACGTGACCCTGATGCGTGACGACCCGGCAGACGTGCTTCGGGCGATCAACGTCTCGGAGGGAACGCTGCGGAAGATCAAGCAGAACCTCTTCTGGGCGCTGGCGTACAACACGGCGATGATCCCACTCGCGTCGCTGGGCCTGCTCCAGCCGGTCTTCGCGGCCGGCGCGATGGCGTTCTCCTCGGTGTCGGTGCTGGCGAACAGTCTCGCCTTCCGCCGGTACGATCCGGACTCGCGGTACGAGGTGCTGGGCTTCCTGCGGTGA
- a CDS encoding M28 family peptidase, which translates to MTDWIGDTFTSDVGWDHLETLVDIGNRMAGSPGEREGLEATRDALEAVGARNAHIDDFAIQGWERGTSAIAVGDSRESCIALPRSPEGFAEGELVDIGYGLPEDFDDDLAGKVVMVSSTVPDHFDRFIHRREKYYHAVEAGAAAFVFRNHVQGQLPPTGSVGTEEAPVGDIPAVGVSSEVGARLARRFEGETVDVEVDCETPDATSGNVHAELGPDTDEEILVSSHVDAHDIAEGAMDNGAGTATVVEVARALAAREDELDTRVRFVCYGSEEVGLVGSHHEADRADHDAIRAIVNVDSNVYGRTLSLGTHGFPELLDAAETVADRFDHPVATNPGLVPHSDHWPFVQWGVPGYMVAGKSEETGRGWGHTEADTLDKLEPRNLREQAILLTELVVELADEGTEVAHRDPDAIAEQLADEDLAEGMQITGDWPYDD; encoded by the coding sequence ATGACCGACTGGATCGGAGACACCTTCACCAGCGACGTGGGATGGGACCACCTGGAGACACTCGTCGACATCGGAAACCGCATGGCCGGGTCGCCCGGCGAACGCGAGGGACTCGAAGCGACCCGCGACGCACTGGAGGCGGTCGGCGCGCGGAACGCACACATCGACGACTTCGCGATTCAGGGCTGGGAACGCGGCACCAGCGCCATCGCCGTCGGCGACAGCCGCGAGTCCTGCATCGCGCTCCCGCGCAGTCCCGAGGGCTTCGCCGAGGGCGAACTCGTGGACATCGGCTACGGTCTCCCCGAGGACTTCGACGACGACCTCGCAGGAAAAGTCGTGATGGTCTCCTCGACCGTCCCGGATCACTTCGATCGGTTCATCCACCGACGCGAGAAGTACTACCACGCCGTCGAGGCCGGCGCAGCAGCGTTCGTCTTCCGGAACCACGTGCAGGGCCAACTCCCGCCGACCGGGAGCGTCGGCACCGAGGAGGCGCCGGTCGGCGACATCCCGGCCGTCGGCGTCTCCAGCGAGGTCGGCGCGCGACTCGCCCGCCGGTTCGAGGGCGAGACGGTCGACGTGGAGGTCGACTGCGAGACGCCCGACGCCACCAGCGGGAACGTCCACGCCGAACTCGGGCCCGACACCGACGAGGAGATTCTCGTCTCCAGCCACGTCGACGCCCACGACATCGCCGAGGGCGCGATGGACAACGGCGCGGGCACGGCGACGGTCGTGGAGGTCGCCCGTGCGCTCGCCGCCCGCGAGGACGAACTCGACACGCGCGTCCGGTTCGTCTGCTACGGCTCCGAGGAGGTGGGGCTCGTCGGTTCTCACCACGAGGCCGACCGCGCCGACCACGACGCGATCAGGGCCATCGTCAACGTCGACAGCAACGTCTACGGTCGGACACTGTCGCTCGGGACCCACGGCTTCCCCGAACTGCTCGACGCGGCCGAGACGGTCGCGGACCGGTTCGACCACCCGGTCGCGACGAACCCCGGTCTCGTCCCGCACAGCGACCACTGGCCGTTCGTCCAGTGGGGTGTCCCCGGCTACATGGTCGCCGGCAAGTCCGAGGAGACCGGCCGAGGCTGGGGCCATACCGAGGCCGACACGCTCGACAAACTCGAACCCCGGAACCTCCGCGAGCAGGCCATCCTCCTGACGGAACTCGTGGTCGAACTCGCCGACGAGGGGACCGAGGTCGCACACCGTGATCCCGACGCAATCGCCGAGCAGTTGGCCGACGAGGACCTCGCCGAGGGGATGCAGATCACCGGCGACTGGCCCTACGACGACTGA
- a CDS encoding DUF5799 family protein, whose product MADWTDRIVGDRMRVDQEFNDRVQASEFSSQEWGLIMTAVEFEIADADDPESARIVANTEKLPQVMPELDNIQDQMQAMGGAGGGKSNSSGGVLDSIKNAIGLGNGTGRDKQRLAAAESLTQEYADTLQQHLESKGKWEQVRATAAEAE is encoded by the coding sequence ATGGCAGACTGGACAGATCGGATCGTCGGCGACCGGATGCGCGTCGATCAGGAGTTCAACGACCGCGTGCAGGCCTCGGAGTTCTCCAGTCAGGAGTGGGGCCTGATCATGACCGCCGTGGAGTTCGAGATCGCAGACGCCGACGACCCGGAGTCGGCCCGGATCGTCGCCAACACCGAGAAACTCCCGCAGGTGATGCCGGAGTTGGACAACATCCAAGACCAGATGCAGGCGATGGGTGGTGCCGGCGGCGGCAAGTCGAACAGTTCGGGTGGGGTCCTCGACTCGATCAAGAACGCCATCGGTCTCGGGAACGGCACGGGTCGGGACAAACAGCGGCTGGCGGCCGCAGAGAGTCTGACACAGGAGTACGCCGACACGCTCCAACAGCACCTCGAATCGAAGGGCAAGTGGGAGCAGGTTCGCGCGACCGCCGCCGAGGCGGAGTGA
- a CDS encoding DUF7557 family protein, producing MPQIHLDEETVARLDDLRQEDEEYDEIITELINIYEAEEMTLFRTGDEV from the coding sequence ATGCCCCAGATCCACCTCGACGAGGAGACCGTGGCACGACTCGACGACCTCCGGCAGGAAGACGAGGAGTACGACGAGATCATCACCGAACTCATCAACATCTACGAGGCCGAGGAGATGACACTGTTCCGGACCGGCGACGAGGTGTAA